The Methyloceanibacter sp. wino2 nucleotide sequence GTGTTCTTCGAAGGCGGCGGCTTCCTGCTTCGTCCGAAGAACGCTGCCTCCGGGTTCAACGGCCTGTCCGGCATGACCTGGGGCAACTTCCTGAACTGTTCGCTCGTCGGCCCGATCGGCGGCGACTGCTACGGCGCTCCGCAGAGCGGCATCCGGTACGACTCGCCGACGTTCGGCGGCTTCCGGATCGAGGCGTCCTACACGGACGACTACTCGAACAGCTTCCGTCTTGCGCCGGTGAACGACGCTCCTGAGATCTGGGACCTGGCCGTGTTCTACACGGGCGACTGGGCCGACTTTAAGATTTCGGCGGCTTATTCGTACACGCAGTCGAACGGCAACCTGTTCAGCGTGAACCAGACGGGGTCGACCTCGATCCACCAGTTCGGTGGTACGGTCATGCACGCTCCGACCGGTCTTGGTCTCTATGGTTACTACAACTACGAAGAGATCGACGCGAACTACGTGAACTACAACGGCGTGCAGCAGGGCATCCCGAGCTGGGACTCCTGGTACTTGAAGGGCTTCCTGAAGCGGACGTGGAACCCGCTCGGCGCGACGGTCCTGTACGGCGAGTACGGCCAGTATAACGACGGCTTCAACGGCCTTGCGGGCACGAACACCTGTGCCAACTTCGTCGGGGTCGGCGGCACTGCCTCCAACTTCTGCGGAAACAACGCTGCGAACGGCCTGTACGTGACGGGTTCGGAAATCGAGCGCTGGGGTCTTGGCGCGGTCCAGGAGATCGACGCGGCAGCGATGCACGTGTTCGCTCGCTGGCAGCACCAGGCAGCCGATATCGACTTCATCGGCGTCAACGCAGCCGGCAACACGCAGGCTGTGAGCCAAGGCTTCGAAGACTACGATCTGTTCCAGGTTGGTGGGATCATCTTCTTCTAATCCTCCAATCCAGACGACACTTACGGAAGCCGCCCCTCGGGGCGGCTTCTTTTTTGCCCGACACGATCCCCGACACCCTCGGCCAGGCGGTCTACAGGCCCGCACCACCCACAGTCTCTAGCCCCAAGGGCTTGACCGAAACGGGGCGAAGCGACTAGGGAACAGGCCATGGCAGGCCATTCAAAATTCAAAAATATCCAGTTCCGAAAAGGAGCTCAGGATAAAAAGCGCTCGAAGCTGTTTTCGAAGCTCGCGCGAGAGATCACCACGTCGGCAAAGCTGGGCATGCCGGACCCGGCGATGAATCCGCGCCTCCGGACTGCGATCCAGGCCGCGCGGGCTCAGAACATGCCCAACGACAATATCGACCGCGCCATCAAGAAGAGCCAGGAAGCGGGCGGCGACAACTACGAAGAGGTCCGCTACGAGGGCTTTGGCGTGGGCGGCGTCGGCGTGATCGTCGAGGCGCTGACCGACAACCGCAATCGCACCGCCAGCGAAGTGCGTTCGATCTTCTCCAAGCACGGGGGCAATCTCGGCGAAACCGGCTCCGTGTCGTTCAATTTCGACCGGATGGGCGCGATCCAGTACGATCTGGACAAGGGGTCGGCCGACGACATGCTGGAAGCGGCCATCGAGGCCGGCGGCGACGATGTGGAGACGACCGAGGAAGGTCACACGATCTACTGCACGCCGGACGAGCTGCATCAGGTCGGCAAGGAGCTGGAGGATCGCTTCGGCGAAGCGAGCACCATGCAGATCCTATGGCGCCCGAAGCTCGAAGTACCGATCGACGAGGACGCCGGCAGCACGCTTTTGCGCATGATCGATGCGTTGGAAGATTCCGACGACGTGCAGCAGGTCTACGCGAATTTCGATTTGTCCGACGAGGTTCTGCAGAAGCTGACGGCAGCCTGAGGCTGCGAAAGGCAAGATGATGGACGCAATTCCGCCACGTGAAGGCGCCGCCTCCCGGCCCGTGCACGGACAGGCTGCCTTGCCGGGAAAGGGCGGCTTGATCCGCATCGGCCGTGCCTTCCGGAACACGATGGGCGGTTTTCGCGAGGGTCTCGCGACCGAGGCGGCCATCAAGCAGGAGGTGGCGCTGGGTGTCCTCGCGCTGCCGGTCTCGATCTTCATCGCCGACAATCTGTGGGTCTGGGCGGTGCTGATGGGGAGCATCGCCCTGATGCTCGCCATGGAATTCCTCAACACGGCCATCGAGCGTCTCTGCAACCATGTGCACCCCGAGCGGCACGAAGCCATCAAGGTCACCAAGGACCTCGCGTCCGCGGGCGTATTCTGTGTGATCGCCATCACGGCCATGGTCTGGATCGTGGCGATCGTCGACCGGTTTTTTCTTTGAGTCTGTAGAACCGCAGTCTCTTTAGACGGTGATTGGCGAATGACGGCAGCGGACACCAGCACTTGGCACGTTCGAGAGACCGAGAGCGTCATCGTGGGCAACGAGGCGCTGCTGGGGCATTCCCACCAAGTCGTCGCCATGACGCGGATGCGCAACGAAGCGCTGATCCTCCCCGACACGCTGGACTATCTCGCAGATCATGTGGACGCGATCATCGCGTATGACGACGCCAGCACGGACGAGACGGTCGATCTTCTACGCGCGCATCCGAAGGTCGCGCTGATCGTCGCCAACCAGGCTTGGGAGCGGGACATCGATGCGCGCAAGCGCGCCGAGGGGCGCCATCGCGGGTTGTTGCTGGAGATGGCGCGGGCGCAATTGCCTCATGACTGGATGTTCTGTTTCGATCCGGACGAGCGCGTGACAGGCGATGTGCGCGCCTATCTGGGCGGGCTCGGCCCGGATGTCGATGCGCTGCGGGTCCGTCTGTTCGACGCCTATCTGACGGCCGAGGACCAGGATCCCTACACGTCCGACCGCGCGTTGATGGATTTCCGGCGCTTCTACGGTCCCGAGCAGCGCGACATTCTCATGTTCTGGCGTAACCGCGAGACAATCGGCTTTGCGGAGGGAGACGGGCGCACGCCCCGGGGCATGACCGCCGTCAAGACGGATCTGTATTGCCAGCACTACGGCAAATCGTTGTCGGTCGATCATTGGGAAGAGACCTGCGACTACTATCTGCAGCACTTTCCCTATGAGACCTATGGCGCGAAATGGGAGGCCCGGAAGGGGAAGGCCATCCACGCGGAGTCTGACTTCGGCAACCCGCTGCATGAATGGGGCGAGGGGCTGTTCGCCAACGCGGTGCCGATGCCGGGCGCCAAGTGAGCGGCGGCGACGAGTAAGTCCCGCCGCAAAAGCGGGCCGCGACAAACGGGTAGCGCGCAACGGTCGCGCAAATAAAAAGGCGGAAGCCCCCGGGAGGGCTCCCGCCTTTCGCTCTCTCGGCCAGTACTGTGGGGAAGCGCGTGGCCGGGAGGCTCAGGCCTAGGAGAGTACGAGGCCTTTAGGTGTTGTCCTCATCGTCGTCCGGTCCGTCGGGTGCATCTGGGGCCGGGGCGCTGCCGGGTGCGGCTGCCGGCGGCTTGGGGCCGCCAGGGCCGCGCTTGCCGTGCTTCCAGCCATGATGCCGTGCCATGCGGTCACGGAGCTGCTGCTCGATCTGCGAAACCTTCTCGAGCTGTTCCGGCGTCAGGGTCGTCCTGAGCTTGGCGACGGCGGCCTTCAGCTTCTCGGCGTCTTCGCCGCGCTCGATCGCGCGGTCGGCGAGACCCTCGGCCATCGAGAACGGGGCGGGCGTGTCACCCGGCGCCATCTTGGCGGGGCCGCCCGGACGCATGAACGGCGGCTTCATGGTCGCCTGCAGGGCGTCGGTGAAATCGCGCCAGTCGTCGAGCTGTTCGGCGCGGATGCCGATCTGCGTCTCCATCGCGCTCAGGCGCGAGGCCAGACGGTCAGGACCCTTGGGGCCCCTGTGCGCTCCGTGCTTGCCATATTTACCGTGCTTGCCGCGCTCGCACATTTTGCCTTTCGGGCCGTCGCCGCGGGATCCGGGATAGGCCCAGGCCTTCTCGGTGCCGGTTGCCAGGGTGACTGCCGTGAGGCCGGCGACGCTGAGAGCGCCGGCGACCGCGACGGTCGCAAGTGTCTTGGTCAGCTTCATTTGACGTGCATCCTTGTCTGTTGCTGCTGAACTGAGATTTAGCGCTCATACGTTGCGGGCCTAGTTCTCCCGCGTATCGGAACGTTTCCGGGCCCTGCAAATTTGTGTCGAAACATTGCTGGGGCGGCATCCATGCACTTTCGTAACAACATGGGTCTCGTGGGCGGCGCCGAGAGGCGCTAGAAGACGCTTCCATGACTACGCCGCCACGAATCCTCGTCGTCGATGACGACCCCGAAATCCGGAAGCTCCTCGCGCGCTATGTGGAGAGCCAGGGCTTCCGCGTGCTGCTGGCCGCCAGTTGCCGCGAATTGCATGAGCAATTGGCGACCCATCACGTGGACCTCGTCGTCCTCGACGTCATGCTTCCCGACGGATCGGGCCTGGACGCTTGCCGCGATCTCAGAGCTTCCCGGTCCAATGTCCCCATCATTCTCCTGACGGCCCTCAAGGAGGACGTGGATCGCATCATCGGGCTTGAGATCGGCGCCGACGACTATCTCGGCAAGCCGTTCAACCCGCGCGAGCTGATCGCCCGTGTGCGGGCCGTCTTGCGACGCCGCGGGGATGCGCCCGCCGAGGCGCCGATCGAGAAGGTTTACCGCTTCGAGGAGTACACGGCGGACCCGCAGACGCGCTCCGTCACCGGCCCGAAAGGCGACGTCGATCTGACGGGCGCCGAGTTTGATCTTCTCAAGACATTTCTGGAGCGCCCCGGGCGCGTGCTGTCGCGCGACCAACTTCTCGATCTGACGCGGGGACGTGAGGGCGACGGGTTCGACCGGTCCATCGACGTCCTCATCAGCCGGTTGCGGCGGAAGCTCGGCGGCCGGGGCACGCAGCTCATCAAGACGGTTCGCAACGGCGGCTACCAGCTCGCCGTGAAGGTCGATTCCGAGGACGGCCCCGCATGAACACCCTCCGTGTGAAAATTTCGGTTCTGCTCGTGATCGCGATCGTCTCGGTCATGGCGCTCATGACCTTCGTGCTGTTTCTGCTGCTCGGGCCACCGCCCCGGTCGGGCCACGCTCTCGATATCGCGGCGAAACAAGTCGCCATGGTTGCGGAATTGGCCGCCAAGTCGCCCGAAACCCTTCGGCTGCGCCCGGAGACGCGCGGCCATCCCTATAGCCGCACGACCGATGCGCTGCGGGAGAAGCTCAAAGAGCGTGGCTACAACATCGACGTAGTCGTGACGCACTCGCGCCGCTGGCGCCCCGGGTCGCTTGCCGTCTGGATTCCCATTCAAGACAAAGGCTGGTTGCCGATGCCCATCACGCGGCTGCCGCCCCAGGGCGTGCCGTGGTGGGCGCTTCTGCGCTGGCTGTTCCTCATCACCGTGGGCGCGACGGCGGTCGCCGTTTTTGCCTCGAGCCGCATGGTGCGTCCGCTGGTGTTTCTGGAGAACGCCGTGGAGTCCGTGGGACCGGACGGCATGATGTCCGAATTGCCCGAAAAGGGGCCGGCGGAGGTTCGCGCTACGGCGCGCGCGCTCAACTCGCTATCGGCTCGTCTGAAGCGCGCGATGGAAAGCCGGATGCGGCTCGTGGCCGCTGCCGGTCACGACATGCGCACGCCCATCACCCGCATGCGGCTGCGCGCCGAGTTTGTGCCGGACGAGGAGGACCGGGAGAAATGGCTCAACGACATCGACGAGCTGGAGCGCATTGCCGATAGCGCGATCCTGCTTGTGCGCGAGGAGACCGGCGCGGAGGCGCCGGAGCGGGTCGATCTCGACGATCTCGTCGGGAGCATCTGCACGGAGCTCAAACAGCAGGACTTCGACGTCACCTTGGCGGCCACCCATCCGGTCACCGTTCTGGCGGGGCGCCTCAAGCTGAACCGCGCCTTGCGCAATCTCATCATCAATGCGGCCACGCACGGCGTTCGCGCCCGGGTCGGTGTCGGCGGCGACGGCACCAACGCCATGGTCACCATCGAAGACGATGGCCCCGGCATTCCTGAAGAGGTTCTCGGTCAGGTCTTCGAGCCGTTCTTCCGGGCCGATCCCGCGCGGCGCCAGAACATCCCCGGCGCCGGGCTCGGGCTGACCATTGCCCATGAGATCGTGACGCGGGCGGGCGGCAGCATCCAGATCGTCAATCGGCCCGGCGGCGGCCTGCTGCAGACCGTCTTCCTGCCCGAGCTGCGGGAGCCGGAAACGGCGGACACGGACAGCGCTTGAGTATCGTCACAGGCACGGGAGATAGTACCCCGTGATCGCCGATCTTTAGCGGAGGAACCCGATGCGCGTTTTGATACCGATGGCTCTAGGGACGAGCTTGCTGGCCGCCGGCCCGGCGTTCGCGGAAGAGAAGTCCATCTGCGACAACGCGCAAACCACGATCGAGATCGGCGAGTGCGTCGGCAAGGAATACAAGAAGGCCGATGCGGAGCTGAATGCGGTGTGGAAGGAGGTCATGGCGACCTTCAAGAACAACGACTACATGCCCGCCGAGGATCTGAAGGCCTGGAAGGACACGCTTCTGGCCTCACAGCGCGACTGGATCAAGTTCAAGGAAGAAGACTGCGAGGCCGTTGGCTACGAGTGGTTCGGCGGTACGGGCCGCTCCAATGCCGTTGTCTTTTGCCTTCTCCACCACACGACCGCCCGGACCAAGGATCTGAAGGCCCGCTTCCTCGAGCGGTAGCGACAGGGCGGGCGAGAGGCCTTAGGCGTGATACGGCGCGGGTAATTTGTGCTCGGTCGGCGCAACACAGGCGAGGGCGGTGTTTGGCCTTCGTATCAGAGCGCGGCTTCCTTTCGAGACGGGAGCCTCCGCCGGCACGGTGGTTGCCGGCATATGGGCCTGAACGAGCCGGCGGAATTCCGGTGCGATCCGAATAACGCGGTTGGACAGGTCGGCCTCGATGCGGAGCGCCGCGCCGTGCGCGCGCTGCGCCGCCGGCTTACTGATCCGAAGCCCACGGATGGTCCAGCGATAGAGCCTCTTTCGGGCTTGGGCGAGCGTCTGCGACGTGGTGATCGCATCGGTGAGGCGCCTCTCGGCCTCGGCGCGGATCCGTCTCGCGCGCAGCCGCGTCCTCGCCCAGCCTGATGCGCCCTGACGGTGCAGCGGGGCAGTATGCCGTGCAAGTTCAGCTAGAAGCTTGTCGAGGTGCGCCTGCACCCGCCTTCTTCTAAGCCACGCTCTGACCGATCCGCAGAGGCCTCTGCGGCGTATGGGGCGGGTGTCTCGCAGGAGGGCGGCGGCTACCTCGGCCGAGGCTGCGGACACTAGGCGCCGGATATCTCGTCCGGCTTCGTCCGAGGTTCGGACCGACCAGTGAAAGCCGTGAACCACGGCCTCCGTTCCGACATGGGCGAACTCGGGCGCGCGCCGCCGGGTCCATGCCCAGGTTTGCGATGTGGCGTCTGTGGCGTGCCGTGCCAGCGTGCGCAGTCTCGGACCTGCCCAGCGCGCGAAGATAAGAGCATGCCGTTTGGAGAAGCGCGCCACGCGGCGCCCGCCGACATAGGATAGTCGCGCGGCGCGTTTGGTCCTGGTCATGGCGTGTCGGACGCCGCGTTCCAGGCGTTCGCGTAGCTCCCGGCGGCGCAGGCGTTCCGCCCGTATTCGCTCTTCGCGGTGATAGGTCTCGAGCCAGCTATGGTGCGCGCTGAGGTCGTCCAGCGTGGCCTCGATCAGGCGCTTTGAGCTGCCAATGCCATGCTTGGCCGCTTCGACAGGGTCGGTGATTTCGCGTTTTGCGCCGGCCATGGCGGTGCTCCCCCTTCGGCATGGCCGCAGGCCTTGGCGACTGGTCGCGCGCACAAGGGAAGCCACCCATGCCAGAAGGTCCAACGCCGCATCCGGCCGTCCGTTCCCGGAGAGCGTCAATTTCGATGCTCTGAGCCGCCTGCCATCGTTCCGCGCTGTGCTACGATTCGGCCATGAGGGGCGCGATTCGCATTATGGGCATCGATCCTGGTTTACGAAACACGGGGTGGGGTGTCATCGATACGGATGGGGTGAAGCTCGGCTTCATCGCCTGCGGGTCGGTGTCGTCCGACGCCGCCGAGAGCCTCGGCGTGCGCCTGCGGCAGATCTTCGATGGGCTGTCGGGCGTGCTGGCGGAAATGGCCCCGGCCGAAGCGGCCATCGAGCAGACCTTCGTGAACCGGGACGGGGCGGCAACGCTCAAGCTTGGCCAGGCGCGCGGTATCGCCATGCTGGTCCCGGCGATGGCGGGGCTGACAATCGCCGAATACGCGCCCAACGCCGTCAAGAAGACGGTGATCGGGGCTGGCCATGGGGACAAGGATCAGATCCGGGCCATGGTGAAATACCTGCTGCCCAAGGCCGACCCCGGCAGCGCCGACGCGGCCGATGCGCTCGCCATCGCCATCACCCATGCCCATTCGCGAAGCTGGTCCAAGCTCGAAGCGGCTGTGGCCCGGGCGGACTTGCAGGCGAAAAGCTCGCGGGCTCAGAGGACGGCGTCATGATCGGGAAGCTGACGGGGCTTGTGGATTCGGTCTCGGTCTCGACCGCCATCATCGACGTGGGCGGCGTCGGCTACGAGGTGACCATGGGCGCACGCCAGCTCGGTGCCTTGCCGCCCGTGGGGGAGCCGGTGTCGCTCGCTATCGACACGCATATGCGCGAAGACAACGTGCGGCTCTATGGGTTCGCGAACGAGCATGAGCGCGCGTGGTTCCGGGCGCTGCAGACCGTGCAGGGCGTGGGCGCCAAGGTGGCGCTGGCGGTGCTGGGGTCGCTCACCGTGGCGGATCTCGCCAACGCGGTGGCGCTGCAGGACAAGGCGCACGTGTCCCGGGCCCAAGGCGTCGGCCCGAAGGTCGCCGCGCGGATCGTCGCCGAACTGAAGGACAAGATGCCGGCGCTCGCACCGGCCATCTCCGTGCCCGGCGGCGCGCCGGCTCCGGTGGCGGAACTCCCGGAAGGGCTGGCCGCGCGCGACGCGGTCTCCGCGCTCACTAATCTCGGCTACGGTCATGGGGAAGCCGCCGCTGCCGTCAGTGCCGCCATCCGTATGGCCGGCAATGAGGCCGGTGCTGCCGAACTGATCCGGCTCGGCCTCAAGGAGCTGTCGCAATGACCGAGCGCGTCTTGGCTTCCGCGAAGCGCGACGACGACCAGCCGGAAGCCGCGCTCCGGCCGCAGACGCTGGACGAGTTCATCGGCCAAGCCAAGGTCCGCGCCAATCTCAAGGTCTTTATCGATGCGGCCCGGTCGCGGGGAGAGGCGCTCGATCACGTGCTCTTCGCGGGGCCACCTGGTCTCGGCAAGACGACGTTGGCACAGATCGTGGCGCGCGAGCTCGGGGTCAATTTCCGCGCGACGTCGGGCCCGGTGATCGCCAAGGCGGGTGACCTCGCGGCGCTCCTCACCAATCTCGAAGAGCGGGACGTGCTTTTCATCGACGAGATTCATCGCCTGAGCCCGGCGGTGGAGGAGATCCTCTACCCCGCCATGGAGGACTTCCAGCTCGATCTCATTATCGGCGAAGGACCGGCGGCGCGGTCCGTGCGGATCGATCTTGCCCGGTTCACGCTTGTCGCCGCCACCACGCGCACGGGTCTTCTGACGACGCCGCTGCGCGAGCGCTTCGGCATTCCGATCCGGCTCATGTTCTACGAGGTGGCTGAGTTGCAGGAGATCGTGCGGCGGGGCGCCCGGCTCTTGGGGCTGCCGCTCACGGAGGACGGCGCCATGGAGGTGGCGAAGCGATCCCGGGGGACGCCGCGCGTGGCGGCGCGCCTGTTACGCCGGGTGCGCGACTTCGCGGCCGTGCAAGGCGACGGGGCCGTGGATGCGGCGCTGGCCGACAGCGCCCTGTCACAGCTGGAAGTGGACGGGCGCGGGCTCGATGCGCTGGATCACCGCTACTTGCGCCTGATCGCCGTGAACTACGGCGGCGGCCCCGTCGGGATCGAGACGATCGCCGCTGGCCTGTCGGAGCCGCGCGACGCCATCGAGGAGATCATCGAGCCGTATCTGCTGCAGCAGGGCTTCATCGCGCGCACGCCGCGCGGCCGGGTGCTGACGGGGCAGGCCTTCGAGCATTTGGGCGCGACCGCGCCACCCGAGGCCGCGCAAGGTGTCCTCTTCCGAGGAGGAGAGGAGGAGTGAGCGAAGCCCCGCCCAGCAATTGGCCCGATCTTGCCGGACGGATCGAGGGGGACCGCCACATCCTCCCCGTGCGCGTCTATTTCGAAGACACCGATTTCACCGGTCTCGTTTATCACGCGAACTTCCTGAAGTTCGCTGAGCGGGGCCGGTCCGACTTCATCCGTAATCTCGGCATCGATCACCGCAGTCTCGAGAACCCGGTTGAGGGGGACCCGGCCGTGTTCGTCGTGCGGCGTATCGAGGTGGACTATCTGAAGCCCGCTCATATCGACGAGGTGCTCGAAGTCGTGACGCACTGCGCGGAGATCGGGGGCGCCACGCTGATCCTGTCCCAGGAGGTGCGCCGCGACGATGTAGTGCTGGCGCGCCTGAAAGTGTCCGTGGTGCTGGTGTCGAAGGCCGGCAAGCCGCAGCGGCTGGGGCGGCTCGTGCGGGATGCGCTTGAACGTTTCGTTAAGGTGCGCGATTGAACCTATGGGCCGCCGCACTGGAACTTGGTACGGGCTTGGGGGCTTTTAACTACCGGTTTTTGCAGCCATTTTGATGTCCCGCGAGACTGGGATTTCTGGAATTTGAGTCGTCCGAGAGTCTAGGTCTCGGGGGCTGCGCTTGAGAGGATTGCGATGAATCCGGATGCCGCGCTCGCCGTTGGCGACCCATCGTTTGCCGCCCCGTCGGTGCTGGGGTTGATCCTCGATGCACCCTTGGGCGTGCAACTGGCCATCGCCGCGCTTCTGATCGCCCTGGTCTGGAGCGTCACCGTGATCGTCCGGAAGCTGATCCAGTTCGCCCGGGCGCGGAAAGAGGCGGACAAGTTCGAAAAGGTGTTCTGGTCGGGCCAGGCGCTGGACGAGCTCTATCAGGCACTCGCGCAGCGCCGGAACGGCGGCATGGCCTCGCTGTTCGTGGTGGCCATGCGCGAATGGAAGCGCTCCACCGAGACCGAGAACGGCCAACCGGCGGCGCGGCCCATGACCGGCGTCCAGGACCGCATCGACACGGTGACCAACGTCGCTCTGTTACGGGACGCCGAGGGGCTGGGGCGCGGGCTGACGCTTTTGCCCGCGATTGCGGCCGCCGCGCCGCTCATTGGGCTCTTTGGTCTCGGCTGGGGCCTCATGTCGGCCTTTCAGGGAGCGGCGGGCAGCGATCTCGCCAGCCTGGCCACGGTCGCTCCAGGGGTCGCACAGGGCCTTCTGGCGGCGGCGCTGGGGTGGTTCGTCGCGATCCCGGCCAAGATCTTCGCCTTGAAGTTCGAGGTGGAGCGGACGCGCTATGCAGCGCGGCTGCGCGGCTTCGCCGACGAGTTTTCCGCGATCCTATCGCGGCAGATCGAGAGGGCCGTCTAGCGCCTGTTTGTTGCGCCGCGGCATGGGGCGGCTTCGGGCGCTGTCGTACCTCTGCCGGCCCTCGTCCGTTAGCAGGCCGGGCATCGAATCCGGCCATGTGGGCTACAGGTCGTGCCGCCTGCCGGGTGTGAGTTCCGATGGTGCGATTTGGTCACGGACAACCCGCGATTCGACGGTGACTTTTTCCGCATTTTTGCTTCGTTTTTCGGCGCTTGAAGGCCGTCTGTGTCGCTGCTGCAACACATGGTTACCTTTCCTTAACGCGAACCACCCAACGTGGTTAACCGCGCCTTGCTCAGCGTTTCATCGGGGGATAGCTTCCCAAGGACGAACGACAAGATTCGGCGTGGCATTTTCGCATCATGGGCTGGCAAATCCGTCAGGAGACCTCAGTCCGATCTTGATCTGAATGCGCTGCACCGGTACACGCAAAGACGGCACTTGCCGTATTAACCAAAGGAGAGAAGACCATGCAGGGTTTGAAGGGCGTTATCGCCGCTGTCATGCTCGTTGCAGCTGCCGTTTCGCTCGGCGGTTGCTTCGGCCACCACGAGAAGGCCGTTGTTGTTGAGCCGCTGAAGCTCGGCTAACACCGGTATGGCAGATCCTGAGCGCCTTCGGCGCTCGGATTTGCGGAAACTCTCGGGTTTCACTACGGGATTTGGGATGTCCAGCGCGCTAGAGATTTCGGCGCCTTGGGCATCCTTTTCCTTTTCTGGGCCCAGCGTTTTGTAAGCTGGGTACCCCATGAGTTCTGTACTCATGCCGGGCCCTGATCCCGGCCCACGGCACCGCGACGAGCGGGACGCCGTTTTGCTTTCCCGATCCTTAAACGGCTAACACCGCATTAACGGCTTGGCCCCTAGGCTTCTCCCATAACCAACCGTGTTTGGGAGTATCCGGTTATGCGTCTGTGCGGTGGCTTCGGCCGCGCCGGCGCCCTTGTGGGCGCGTTTTTCCTGTCTTCCGGTCTATCCGCTTGTTTGGGTCCCACGACCCAGCCGCAGGAGTACACGCTCGGCGCCGCCGGCTCGGGCGACGCTGGAGGGCTCGTCGCCGAGGCATCCGCGAGGGTCGACAGCGCGTCGCGTCCTGCCGGCTCCACGCAATTCGCCGCCGCCGGCGATGTGGTCTACTTCGACAGCGACAGTTCCGAACTGTCCCCGGCCGCCAAGGCGATCTTGCGCCGTCAGATCCGCTGGCTGCGCGCCCATCCCGACCACCGGATCCTCGTCGAAGGCCATGCGGACGAATGGGGCGACTCCCAGCACAATCTGATGCTCGGTGCCGAGCGGGCCGTGGCCGTGAAGACCTATCTGGAGAGCAACGGCGTGCACGCCGCGTCGATCCCCACCGTTTCCTACGGCCGGGAGCGCCTGGCCGCGAACTGCGAAGCGCTCTCGTGCCGGGCGCGCAACCGCCGGGCGCGAACGGTCGTGAGCCTGCCGCCGAACTTTCGCTAGCACGTCCGACGCGACCACCCGGACTTGCCGGACAGGGCGCCTTGCGCCAATGCTGGGGGGCTATGACAGCCGCTCCACTCAC carries:
- the ruvB gene encoding Holliday junction branch migration DNA helicase RuvB, with the protein product MTERVLASAKRDDDQPEAALRPQTLDEFIGQAKVRANLKVFIDAARSRGEALDHVLFAGPPGLGKTTLAQIVARELGVNFRATSGPVIAKAGDLAALLTNLEERDVLFIDEIHRLSPAVEEILYPAMEDFQLDLIIGEGPAARSVRIDLARFTLVAATTRTGLLTTPLRERFGIPIRLMFYEVAELQEIVRRGARLLGLPLTEDGAMEVAKRSRGTPRVAARLLRRVRDFAAVQGDGAVDAALADSALSQLEVDGRGLDALDHRYLRLIAVNYGGGPVGIETIAAGLSEPRDAIEEIIEPYLLQQGFIARTPRGRVLTGQAFEHLGATAPPEAAQGVLFRGGEEE
- a CDS encoding MotA/TolQ/ExbB proton channel family protein, whose amino-acid sequence is MNPDAALAVGDPSFAAPSVLGLILDAPLGVQLAIAALLIALVWSVTVIVRKLIQFARARKEADKFEKVFWSGQALDELYQALAQRRNGGMASLFVVAMREWKRSTETENGQPAARPMTGVQDRIDTVTNVALLRDAEGLGRGLTLLPAIAAAAPLIGLFGLGWGLMSAFQGAAGSDLASLATVAPGVAQGLLAAALGWFVAIPAKIFALKFEVERTRYAARLRGFADEFSAILSRQIERAV
- a CDS encoding OmpA family protein; translation: MRLCGGFGRAGALVGAFFLSSGLSACLGPTTQPQEYTLGAAGSGDAGGLVAEASARVDSASRPAGSTQFAAAGDVVYFDSDSSELSPAAKAILRRQIRWLRAHPDHRILVEGHADEWGDSQHNLMLGAERAVAVKTYLESNGVHAASIPTVSYGRERLAANCEALSCRARNRRARTVVSLPPNFR
- the ruvA gene encoding Holliday junction branch migration protein RuvA; this encodes MIGKLTGLVDSVSVSTAIIDVGGVGYEVTMGARQLGALPPVGEPVSLAIDTHMREDNVRLYGFANEHERAWFRALQTVQGVGAKVALAVLGSLTVADLANAVALQDKAHVSRAQGVGPKVAARIVAELKDKMPALAPAISVPGGAPAPVAELPEGLAARDAVSALTNLGYGHGEAAAAVSAAIRMAGNEAGAAELIRLGLKELSQ
- a CDS encoding YbgC/FadM family acyl-CoA thioesterase, whose amino-acid sequence is MSEAPPSNWPDLAGRIEGDRHILPVRVYFEDTDFTGLVYHANFLKFAERGRSDFIRNLGIDHRSLENPVEGDPAVFVVRRIEVDYLKPAHIDEVLEVVTHCAEIGGATLILSQEVRRDDVVLARLKVSVVLVSKAGKPQRLGRLVRDALERFVKVRD